Sequence from the Bacillus thuringiensis genome:
ATCGTATGTAATAAAAAAGACTTGATTTCCTCTAGTAGGTTATTGAGTCTTTTTTATCGTTTTGGAATGTTCTCATATAGAAATTCAGCATTTCTATAATGTATGTCCGTTCCCTTTTAGCAAGAAAAAATCAAATAAATGTACCTTTGAAACATCAAATGCTATAAGTAGGCGTTATATGATCTTATATACAGTACAAACTGAAGAAGCTTGGAAACAATTTAAGAAACTTGGTTATTTAGAAGGTAATAAAGAAGTCATCGATGTAGACGATAAATATTCATATGACTGGATGGTGCGCGTTGCTAAAACAAGATTACCTCATTACGAAGGTAACTATCCTATTTGGGTCTGGGAAGCAACTAATTATCCAAACCGAAAGAATGAGTACTATAGAGCTATTTTAGCTATTGGTGCTGTGCTATGACTGATGGATCAATCAATATATTTACACACAAAAAATAAGTGCACATTAGATGAATGGTATACCTATATGGATAAAGAATACGGAATAATATTCGATTTCAACTATTTATTATCTCATCCTGATTGGTATCTAGGCAAAGAAGATTCATTAGAAAAACAAGGCGTCATTGGTAGAATCCCTCTTTCTTTCGTAAAAAAGTACGACGTTTTCGTGCTAAGGAAGATAAGTCTATTCATAGAACCAGAAGTGATAAATGGGATGAGAGAAAGGCAAACCGGATTCATAAGATGATTCGAAAATTAAGAAAGAGAAAAGAAAAAAGACTACAAAAGCGACTTATAAGAATTTAAAACATATATATCAAAATACAGTAAAACATTAAGGGTTGAATATACAAATTCAATCCTATTTTTTATATTATCAACACTTTAGCACATATTACTCTTAAGGAGTGATATGTGTATGGATTTTCTTTCAGCCGAATATTTGTCTGCCTTACTTGCCATCATTGTAATTGATTTAGTGTTAGCCGGTGATAATGCCATCGTAATTGGATTAGCAGCAAGGCGATTACCGAAAGATCAACAAAAGAAAGTGATTATATGGGGAACTATCGGAGCTATCGCGATTAGAGCCCTCGCTACCTTAGTTGTCGTTTGGTTGTTAAAAATACCAGGGCTACTTCTAATTGGTGGTGTACTTCTTATATGGATTGCTTACAAATTAATTGCTGAGGGCAAAGATCATGATATTAAAGCAGAAGAAGGATTTTGGTCTGCTATTAAAACCATTATTATAGCTGATGCATTAATGGGAATTGATAATGTTCTCGCTGTTGCAGGGGCTGCGCATGGCAATTTCTCTTTAGTAATCATTGGACTATTAGTTTCTATTCCAGTAGTTGTTTGGGGCAGTACATTAATTTTAAAATGGGTTGACCGGTATCCTATCATTATTACAATTGGAGCAGCTGTTTTAGCTTATACTGCTGCAAAAATGATTGTAGATGAAAAATGGTTCGCTGCATTTTTTGAAAGTAACCCTTTTATTAAATGGGCATTTATCATTATTATCATTGCCGGTGTAGTATTCTTTGGAAAGATGAAACAAAAAACTAAAGATGTTTCTCTATAATGACAACGTTCTATTTACAAACAAGAGCGCTACTCATATGAGTAGCGCTCTTAATATTTATTTCGTTTCCCCGTCTTCAGTCGTCTTTACCTTCGTTTTATTTTTATCACGATGGTTATAGTTGTACTTCGATCGATCGACCGGTGTAAATCCTTCCGGTGTGTAGAATCGTAATAAGTCACCATTTACGACTTGGTCAGAGTATTTTAGTGATTTTTGAACCATTTGTTCATTTTGTTTTATTTCGTCTGTTAATTCTACAGCGTTACCAGTAGCTGTATCATAGTATTTGCCGTTCAGTGCAGTAACTGTTGGACTTACGAAGTTACCGTTACGGAATGGAACGACTTGTTTATGCTCTGGTGATAGTAAATCAGATCCAAACTGGACATAATTTTTCGTATCTGTACCTAATAAGTGTAATAATGTTGGAAGAACATCAATTTCTCCGCCGTATTGATGTTGTACGCCGCCTTTCATTCCTGGAACACGAATGATTAATGGTACACGTTGCAGTTGTGCATTTTCAAATGAGTTCATTTCTTTACCCATTACTTGAGACATTGCTGCGCCATGATTATCTGAAATACCGTAATGGTCACCGTACATAACGATAATTGAGTTATCGTATAAACCAGATTGCTTCAAGTAATCCAAGAATCCTTTTACAGACTCATCTAAATAACGTGCTGTTTGGAAATACGTATCCACTGAAGAGTCACCTGTTTTGGCTGGTTCAATCGTCGCTTCCGCTTTATCAATCGGGTAAGGGAAATGGTTCGATAACGTAATGAACTTCGTATAAAACGGTTGTTTCAATGTTTGTAATAACGGAATTGATTCATTAAAGAACGGTTTATCTTTTAATCCATAGTTTACTACATCTTTTTCATTCATATCATAGTATGACGCATCAAAGAATTTATTGAAACCAAATGATTTATATATATCATCTCGGTTCCAAAATGTTTTGTAGTTACCGTGGAATACAGCTGATGTGTATCCTTGTTGACCTAAAATAGCTGGTGCTGATTGATACGTGTTATGAGCTTTATTTGTAAAAACAGATCCTTGCGGTAATCCATACATTGAGTTTTCTAGCATGAACTCAGCATCAGATGTTTTACCTTGCCCTGTTTGATGGAAGAAGTTATCAAAGTATAACGTATTCGCATCTTTTGTAAATGAATTTAAGAACGGTGTAACTTCTTGCCCGTTTAATTTATAATCAATTAAAAAGTTTTGGAATGACTCTAAATGAATATAAATTACGTTCATTCCTTTTCCTTTACCGAAGTACTCAGGATTTGGACTTGCATATGTTGATGCAAGATAATTTCTAACCTCTGTCATATTATCTCCATCAGCTAACGCTCGTTCTGTTGATGCTTTCGCACTTTGAATACCATCATAAATCGTATAGTTGTATGCCCCTAAATATTTCACAATATAATTACGATCGAATGTTCTTGTTAATAATTCAGGACGATCGGATTCTGCAAGACCTAAGTTAATGCTGAATAATAAAATACCTGCTACAAATACTAGTGATACTTTATGTTTCGCAACACGAACAGGTTTTGGGTTTGCAAATTTTGACGCAACTAAAACAATTAAAATGATTGTATCTAAGAAATATAGTGGATCATACACGTGTAGTAATGCAAAAATACTACCGCCTAAATCTCCAAAGTTATTCGTTTGTGTTAATGTCGGGAACGTAATAAAGTCGCTGAAAAAACGATAATATACTACGTTTGCGTATAAAAGTATGGACATTAACAAATTAATAACAATTAACCAAATGTAAGCACGTTTCCCCTTTGCGAATAATGCAAGTCCTAAAAATAGAACTGCTGAACTAAGCGGGTTGAAAAACAGCAAGAATTTTTGGATTGTGTTTGAAATTCCTAAATTAAATTCCGTTACATAAGCTGCATATGTTTTAAGCCAAAATAAAATAACGGCAAACAGAAAGAATCCAAAATGATTGCTTAGCACACTTTTGCTTTTTAATAAGAATTGTTTCATTTCTCCACCTCTTTTGATCATCCAAGGCTTATTTTTTTATAAGTCTGTCTCTCTATTCAATTTTTATCTTCACATAGATTTTATCTATTTAACTATATGAAGAATACTAGTAATTATAATTTGAAGCTAGTATTTATTCAACTATTTCTTTCCAGACATTTTGACCTTGGTTTCTATTTAACAAAATAAATTTGTAACATTTCCTGTTTTCTCCCAAGATTCATCCACTAATTATGACATCACATACTATATACCTTTATTCACTGCTTCGCAAATAAATATGTCTCCAGTTCTGGAACATTAATGTAATATAATTAAATTCATAATTGAAAGCATGTGTTTTTTTCTATGTATATTAAATCTCTTCACGTATTTCAAGTATATTCATACCTCAACCATTCCTCTATATGCAACATCAAAATCTCTCCCCCTCCGCTAAAGCTATTGTTGAATAATTATTCACAATCCATAAAAACAATAATTAAAAAAACCCTCGCTCTCATAACGAGAGCGAGGATTTTTATCATTTATTATTGACCTTTGTACATTGCATCTACTTGTTTTTGAAGTTCTTCATTTTCTAAGAACTCATCGTAAGTAGCCTCTTTATCGATTACACCGTTTGGCGTTACTTCGATAATGCGGTTTGCAATTGTTTGTATGAACTGATGGTCATGAGATGTGAATAACATTGTACCTTTGAATGCGATTAAACCGTTGTTTAATGCAGTGATAGACTCAAGGTCTAAGTGGTTCGTTGGATCGTCAAGTGTGATTACGTTTGCACCACTTAACATCATTTTAGATAGCATACAACGAACTTTTTCTCCTCCAGATAGTACAGAAACTTTCTTCTTAACTTCTTCACCTGAGAATAACATACGGCCTAAGAAACCACGTAAGAAGCTTTCTGACTCATCTTGTGGAGAGAATTGGCGTAACCAATCAACTAAGTTGGAGTCACTGTTCTCAAAGTATTTAGAGTTATCTCTTGGGAAGTAAGATTGAGATGTTGTAACGCCCCATTTGAATGAACCACTATCTGGCTCCATCTCACCCATAAGGATTTTAAATAATGTTGTCATCGCAATATCGTTACGACCGATAAATGCAACTTTATCACCTTTATTTAAAGTGAAGTACACATTATCTAACACTTTTTCGCCATCAATTGTTTTAGAAAGACCTTCAACTGTTAATAAGTCATTTCCTACTTCGCGTTCTGGTGTGAAGCCAACGAATGGGTAACGACGTGATGATGGTCTAATATCATCTAATGTAATTTTATCTAAAAGTTTTTTACGAGAAGTTGCTTGTTTTGCTTTAGATGCGTTTGAGCTAAAGCGTGCAATGAAGTTTTGTAACTCTTTTACTTTCTCTTCTTTTTTCTTATTAGCATCTTGTGTTAATTTTAAAGCTAATTGGCTTGACTCATACCAGAAGTCATAGTTACCAACATAAAGTTGAATTTTACCGAAATCAAGATCAGCCATATGCGTACAAACTTTATTTAAGAAGTGACGGTCATGGGATACAACGATTACTGTATTTTCAAAGTTCATTAAGAAGTTTTCTAACCATTGAATCGCTTTTAAGTCCAAGTGGTTGGTAGGCTCATCTAGTAATAGAATGTCCGGTTTACCGAATAAAGCTTGAGCAAGTAATACTTTTACTTTCTCTGACCCAGTTAATTCTGACAATTTCTTATCATGAAGATCTTCACCAATACCAAGTCCTTTTAGTAAGATTGCAGCTTCTGACTCAGCTTCCCAACCGTTAAGCTCAGCGAACTCACCTTCAAGTTCAGCAGCACGCATACCATCTTCATCACTAAAGTCTTCTTTCATGTAAATGGCATTTTTCTCTTGCATTACTTTGTAAAGTTGCGTGTGACCCATAATTACTGTTTCTAATACTGGGAACTCTTCATATTCGAAGTGGTTCTGTTTTAATACTGCTAGACGCTCACCCGGCGTAATATGTATATCACCTGTTGATGGTTCAATTTCTCCAGATAAAATCTTTAGAAATGTCGATTTACCAGCACCGTTCGCTCCGATTAAACCGTAGCAGTTACCTGGCGTGAATTTTATGTTAACATCTTCAAATAATTTGCGATCCGCGAAACGCAAACTAACGTTACTTACTGTAATCATTTGTGTCCTCCTACTAATACCGCTTATTTCAGCGTTTTCTCACCGATTGTCTTAAAAATCGCATATAACGACTCAATTATTGTAGACTATAGCTATTATATAGTAGAAGCTGGATGAATAGCAACGGTTGATTGCTATTCCTTTCTTTTCAAACTTGAATAATACCTTTATTTTTAATTATATTAAAGTTACATACACACTTTAAGGTGGTTTTATGTTGAAGAAAATATTTATAATTGGAGCATTATGTTTATCAATTGCTTCCTTAACTGCATGTAGAAGTAACAATACAAAAACACCCACTGAACCAAAACAAGAGAAAAAAAGAAACAAAAGTAACTGTCGATTCGATTATCACTGAGTTTAAAAATGTTGGTCTCCAAGTAGAAAATCAAACGGATCTTCCGCGAAAAAAATTTGATAACCTTCAAAAAGAAGGAAAACGTATTGTCGTACCAACTCTTGGTGAAGATAAAAGCGGTCGATTATTCGAAATTACAAAGAAAGAAGACCTAGAAAAAGTTAAGAAATATTACGATAAATTAGGAAATTCTGCTCCTACGGTATTCTCTCATACACACGCAAAAGGCAATTTTCTTTTACAAATGAATGGCGATATGAAAGATGAAGAGTTTGCAAAATATAAAGACGTGATGGACAAATTTATTAAATAAAAGAATCCCCGTTTAAAAGGGGATTCTTTTATTTTCTTTTGCTTAATTTCTTTGTATAATTTTTCATTTTACTCGTTAACCCTATTAAAGCAGGTAACAATATTGGCATAACAATGATAGCTAATAGTAACAGCGCAACGCCAACTACGGATGCTACTTGTATAAGCGTTAATACACCTGAAGGGATTAATGCAGCAAATGTACCACCTAAAATAAGTGCCGCCGATAATACGACTGCCCCTATGTGACGAGATGCATTTACAATTTTCGTCGCTGGGTCCCCTTCTAACTCATTGTATCTCATCATTACAAAAATACTATAATCCACTCCTAAAGCGACAATCATTATGAAACTAAAGAATGGAACATTCCAGCTTAATGAATCTACATGTAAAACATGCATACTAATTTGTTCACTTATCCCTAATGATGCAAAGTACGCTAATAGTAACGATCCAATAATAAAGATTGTATTTAATAATGAACGCGTAATCACGATTAATACGATCGCAATTCCAATTAACATAATTGTAGCTGTACGTAAGAAATCTTGCCCAGTTACTTCTTTTAAATCAACATTTCTAGCTGTTGTTCCTCCGATTGCTGTTTTCGCATTATTTAATTCCGTCCCCTTCAAAGTGCCATCTATCGTTTTATTGATTTCTTGAATAATCGGCATCGCTTCTTTTGAATATGGATTTACGCCTAAAATGATTGTCATTTTAGCAGTCTTTCTATCATGTGACATATACGTATTCAAAGCTTTTTGGAAATCTTCTCCCTCTAAAACTTCTTTTGGAATATAAAACTTTTCAGAGCTTTTTGATTCATTTAGCTCGCCTAAATATTTCTGTGCGTCATTCAGGCCGTTACTTACTTTTCCAAGCCCTTCTGTACTTTTAGATAAGCCTGATTGTAATTGCCCCATTTTTTCTTGCAAGTCTTTCAATCCGGTTAATAGCTGGCCTTGCCCATCATTTATTTTTGTTAATCCGGTTTGTAACTCAGATGACTTGTTCGCAATTTGTTTTGAACCTAAAGCACCTTCATTTAATCCATTTTTAAGCTCAGTTGCTCCTTTTTGTAACTTATTAACTCCATTAGTCATTTCTTTTAAACCGTTATCAACTTTCAATAACGATTGGTTCGCTTCTTTAAATGAACCCATAGCTACTTTATGCTGCATCGCTAATTCATTTAATTCTTTTGATAGTACACTTAATTGCTTTTGAGCCTCTTTAGCAATTCCTATCGTTTGCAGTATGTTCGGATCATTTGCTAATTCCTGTTTCGTTTGAACGAAATTGGTCATTAACATTTCAATTTGTTCGTATCCTTTTTTCGCACCGTCAATCGCTTGAGAAATACTTCCGAAGTATTGATCGTAAGAACTTAAACCTTTTTCTAACTGTGCATAACCAGCATGAAGCTGTGACGTTGCATTAGATAGGACATTTATATTTTCACTTACTAAAGTTAACCCACTCTCAATTTGCTGTGCTCCTTGTGCCCCCTCGTTTATTCCATTCGATAATTGATTCAACGCTGTCCCTAAAGCAGATACACCATTTTTCGCCTCGTTCGTTCCATCAATTAACTTTTGAACATTTGCGAGGCCGTCTGAGTCATTACCACCCATTTTATTTTTAGCATCCGTTAATCCATCATTGATTTCTTTTATGCCACCATTAGCATCTCCTAATCCTGTATTTAGTTCTCCGGCTTGTTTATTTATATATAATTCTTTTATCTTATCTCCAGTTGGACGTGTCGGTGCATATAATTCTGAAACACCTTTAACTTTCGAAATTTTATCAGTTAACTCATCTAAAGTTTGTAAAGACATCCCTTCATCTAATTTTTTGTTAGATTGAATGACTAACGTACTTGGTGAAGAAAAACCAGGTGGAAAATGCTCTTCTATTACATTAATCCCCATCTTTGATTCGTACTTATTGTCTACTTCAAATAAATCATTGTAATTAAGTGTGTTAGAATATTTTAATACGAAAGGAATCGATATCACGAATACAATAATTAAAGCTACAAATGGCCTTGCTACTGAGTTTTTCGCAAAGGCTCCCCACAGGCGGCTATCTTCATGACCTTTAAAATTTTTAACTGGATAAAACATTCCTTTTCCTAATAGGACCATGAAAAATGGATTTAACGTGGTTAAAACGAGTAGTAATACTAAAACACCAATTGCTACCGCGGAAGTAGATTGATATAATTTAAAACTTGCTAAAGCAAGTGATGCAAAACCAATAAGTACCGCTATCCCGCTATACAATACGGTTTTTCCTGCCGATTTAAATGTTTCTTTCGTAGCTAAAAATGCGTTTTCTTGTTTACTTAATTCCTCTTTAAATCTCGTAAATAATAAAATGTTATAGTCTGTTCCCACTCCAAACAAAACGACTACTACGAAGACTTGCGTAAAGTTTGAAAACGGAAAATTAAATTGATCTACAAGATGAGCAATAATCCCCATTGAAACTAAGTACGATACCCCAACTGTAAGAAGAGAAACAATCGGAACAACAGGTGAACGGAATACAATGATTAATACTACAAGAATGAAAATGATTGAAATAACTTCAGTCTTTTTCACTCCCTCTTGAGAGGATTTAAGAAAATCACCCGCTATTAAGTCACTTCCTGTTAAGTACGTTTTTACCCCTTTCGTTTGCACTTTTTCATGAAGATTATTTGAAACTTTCGATATTTCACCATGTTTTTTATCTACCGATATTTGCGTTAAAATAGTCGTATTATCTTTAGAAACTAATTGTTTCTCCAAGTCTTTATTATCTAAATGTGAAACAACTTCCTCTATTCCTAATTGCTCTTTTTCATTTTGCAGAGCGTTGATTGTTTTTGTTATTTCCTCTTTTTGCTCAGTTGTTAAAGCCGTTTTACTTCCACTATTAAAAACAGCTATAATGTCATACTTTTCAGTCCCGTCTTTATCCATTTCTTTTATCATTTTGTCAGCAATACTACTTTGTTCTGTATTAGGAATCGTAATGTGCCCTTTTTCTTTCACTAATTTATCCATATTAGGCATTGTTACGATCATTGTAATAGTAATAACTATCCATAATAGAAAAGATAAACTTCTCCAACTTTTAAGCTTGCTCATTTTAATCATCTCCCGTTATGAAAATTGCTAAGGAAGGAATGAATATTCATTCCTATTCTTTTTAAAATACTTTTTCGGAATGAACGTTCATTCCTATCATTCTATTAAATTACTTGTTAGCTCTATTATACCGCAAAATCCGGAATGAATATTCATTCCTTAAGTTGTACGGATTTATCATCTCCTGCTTTTCTTTTTCATACCCTCATCGGAATGAATGTTCATTCCTGTCCTTATAACGCTATAGAATCAAATGATTCTAATAGCATTCCAACAACTTTCTTCCAGTTCTTTTACCAATTCTTCTGTATATTCTAATTGCCCTGTTTCCATTACTTTAATTAATTTTTCAATCGGTTGATATACAATGATAATTAAAGCAATTGGTGGTAGTGGACGAAGAAAACCTTTTTCGATTCCATCTTCTATTAAGTCCATAAAGAAGCCCATAAAGTCCTCGAATATTTCATTACTATGTTCATCGAGAAAATAACTATCACAGTGAGAATTTGTAAAAAGAAAAGCATCTGCATTTTGTCTCGCAAATTCAAATAAACGGTTGTACGTATGGCTAAACTGTTCACGAATATTTGCGTTGACTGGAAAGTCAGTTTTTATTAACTCTGATAGTTGTAAAACACTTTTCGTAAATAAAGAATTAACAAGTGCTTCTTTATTTTCAAAATAGCGATAAATGGTACCTGCACCTACTTTTGCTTTTTCAGCAATCATCGGAATTGTTGTACCATCATAACCTCGTTCTGCAAAAAGTTGTATTGCCGCATCAAAAATGTCTTCTTGTTTATTTTTAGCCATTTTTTCACCTCAATTTCAGGAATGAAAATTCATTCCGTTTTTAATTATAAATTAGAAGCACTAAAAGTCAAGTGTGTGACAAAATATAATTACTGTTTTTAAATGCAGTTATATCGACTTACAGACAAAAATTCACAATATAAGAGGAAGCTATCCCGAAATTTCACTTGGGATAGCCCACCTTCATACATGAAAACTAAAAGAAATCATAAATAAAGGGCTTACGCACTGGTACTAAATTCTCAAATGACCGTATTGCCTCATCACTTCCACTAATTAGTTCAAGTCCATTTAGTTCTAATGGACGTTTATATCCAAGCATTATTGTCGATAGCGCAGTTATATCCAGTTTAATTCCTTTTTCCGTTGTTTCTTCTACAATTATTATTTCATGATTTGCAAGTCTCACTGTTACATTATTCCACGGAGCAAATGAATCTGTAATATGTAAAATCACTTCTTGCTGTACATTGTACCAGTTCAACTCATATTGTTTTAAAAACTGCTCTACATCTACAATTCTTCCCATAAAATATGGTTTTATTTCTGTCTTCACACGTGGCTCTTGCAATGTATATAACAACGGCTCGTTTTCGCTTACTGTCATTTCAAGTTCTTTAATCATAGAATCATGCTGGCAAATAAAGTTCCACAGACCATTTCGTGCTTCATTGTGCAGTGGAACAAATTCATCTACTGTCATTTTATAGTTTTCTATTTTATATAACATATAACCAGCTGCCATTTTATTTTCATCGTAGTAAATTGCTAATGTTAAATCATCATAAACAGCTTGTAACCACCATTTTTCACTGCGAACTAGCATACCAGAAAAACGTTCTGCAAATGTTTCATAAAGCTTCTCGACCTCTTCTGGGTGATTTTCTTTATTGAAACGTTTCACAGTACCATTCACTTGTTTTTTCATAACTAAATCACTCTTTGTCATATGACATACAAGACGATCCGCACAAAGTTCCCAGCCATATTTACGGTAAAATGAAACAGCAAATGGATGTAACATCGATACTGTATATCCGTCTTTTTTCATCGTTTGAAGTGAGTATTGAAGCAATCCTTTCACATATCCGCTTCTTCTATACTCTGGATACGTCGCTACCCCTGCAACGCCACCCATTTTAAACTTTTCTTTACCTATGTAAATATGAAATGGAATAAGGTGTAGTTTTGCTGCTAACTCTTCTCCTTCCATAATACCGTATATTTCATGACTTTCTTTCATTTTTGTAATTTGTTGCTGTAAACGTTCCTCATCTACTGTATATTGAAAAGCGTATTCTGATAAGCGTAATGCTTCTCTAAATTTGTCTTCTTTTAATCGTATAACGTTCATAAATTTCTCCCCCCTTCTTTATTTGAATTGTACCATAATTTAAAATATTGCAGTACGGTGAATGAAATTATATGAACTTAACGACACAAATTCAATAAAAAAAGCAGATACATCCTGTATCTGCTTCTCGTTACTTTATCCCGCTTTAA
This genomic interval carries:
- a CDS encoding ABC-F family ATP-binding cassette domain-containing protein — translated: MITVSNVSLRFADRKLFEDVNIKFTPGNCYGLIGANGAGKSTFLKILSGEIEPSTGDIHITPGERLAVLKQNHFEYEEFPVLETVIMGHTQLYKVMQEKNAIYMKEDFSDEDGMRAAELEGEFAELNGWEAESEAAILLKGLGIGEDLHDKKLSELTGSEKVKVLLAQALFGKPDILLLDEPTNHLDLKAIQWLENFLMNFENTVIVVSHDRHFLNKVCTHMADLDFGKIQLYVGNYDFWYESSQLALKLTQDANKKKEEKVKELQNFIARFSSNASKAKQATSRKKLLDKITLDDIRPSSRRYPFVGFTPEREVGNDLLTVEGLSKTIDGEKVLDNVYFTLNKGDKVAFIGRNDIAMTTLFKILMGEMEPDSGSFKWGVTTSQSYFPRDNSKYFENSDSNLVDWLRQFSPQDESESFLRGFLGRMLFSGEEVKKKVSVLSGGEKVRCMLSKMMLSGANVITLDDPTNHLDLESITALNNGLIAFKGTMLFTSHDHQFIQTIANRIIEVTPNGVIDKEATYDEFLENEELQKQVDAMYKGQ
- a CDS encoding TerC family protein, which translates into the protein MDFLSAEYLSALLAIIVIDLVLAGDNAIVIGLAARRLPKDQQKKVIIWGTIGAIAIRALATLVVVWLLKIPGLLLIGGVLLIWIAYKLIAEGKDHDIKAEEGFWSAIKTIIIADALMGIDNVLAVAGAAHGNFSLVIIGLLVSIPVVVWGSTLILKWVDRYPIIITIGAAVLAYTAAKMIVDEKWFAAFFESNPFIKWAFIIIIIAGVVFFGKMKQKTKDVSL
- a CDS encoding TetR family transcriptional regulator; protein product: MAKNKQEDIFDAAIQLFAERGYDGTTIPMIAEKAKVGAGTIYRYFENKEALVNSLFTKSVLQLSELIKTDFPVNANIREQFSHTYNRLFEFARQNADAFLFTNSHCDSYFLDEHSNEIFEDFMGFFMDLIEDGIEKGFLRPLPPIALIIIVYQPIEKLIKVMETGQLEYTEELVKELEESCWNAIRII
- a CDS encoding LTA synthase family protein, yielding MKQFLLKSKSVLSNHFGFFLFAVILFWLKTYAAYVTEFNLGISNTIQKFLLFFNPLSSAVLFLGLALFAKGKRAYIWLIVINLLMSILLYANVVYYRFFSDFITFPTLTQTNNFGDLGGSIFALLHVYDPLYFLDTIILIVLVASKFANPKPVRVAKHKVSLVFVAGILLFSINLGLAESDRPELLTRTFDRNYIVKYLGAYNYTIYDGIQSAKASTERALADGDNMTEVRNYLASTYASPNPEYFGKGKGMNVIYIHLESFQNFLIDYKLNGQEVTPFLNSFTKDANTLYFDNFFHQTGQGKTSDAEFMLENSMYGLPQGSVFTNKAHNTYQSAPAILGQQGYTSAVFHGNYKTFWNRDDIYKSFGFNKFFDASYYDMNEKDVVNYGLKDKPFFNESIPLLQTLKQPFYTKFITLSNHFPYPIDKAEATIEPAKTGDSSVDTYFQTARYLDESVKGFLDYLKQSGLYDNSIIVMYGDHYGISDNHGAAMSQVMGKEMNSFENAQLQRVPLIIRVPGMKGGVQHQYGGEIDVLPTLLHLLGTDTKNYVQFGSDLLSPEHKQVVPFRNGNFVSPTVTALNGKYYDTATGNAVELTDEIKQNEQMVQKSLKYSDQVVNGDLLRFYTPEGFTPVDRSKYNYNHRDKNKTKVKTTEDGETK
- a CDS encoding GNAT family N-acetyltransferase, which gives rise to MNVIRLKEDKFREALRLSEYAFQYTVDEERLQQQITKMKESHEIYGIMEGEELAAKLHLIPFHIYIGKEKFKMGGVAGVATYPEYRRSGYVKGLLQYSLQTMKKDGYTVSMLHPFAVSFYRKYGWELCADRLVCHMTKSDLVMKKQVNGTVKRFNKENHPEEVEKLYETFAERFSGMLVRSEKWWLQAVYDDLTLAIYYDENKMAAGYMLYKIENYKMTVDEFVPLHNEARNGLWNFICQHDSMIKELEMTVSENEPLLYTLQEPRVKTEIKPYFMGRIVDVEQFLKQYELNWYNVQQEVILHITDSFAPWNNVTVRLANHEIIIVEETTEKGIKLDITALSTIMLGYKRPLELNGLELISGSDEAIRSFENLVPVRKPFIYDFF
- a CDS encoding MMPL family transporter, producing MSKLKSWRSLSFLLWIVITITMIVTMPNMDKLVKEKGHITIPNTEQSSIADKMIKEMDKDGTEKYDIIAVFNSGSKTALTTEQKEEITKTINALQNEKEQLGIEEVVSHLDNKDLEKQLVSKDNTTILTQISVDKKHGEISKVSNNLHEKVQTKGVKTYLTGSDLIAGDFLKSSQEGVKKTEVISIIFILVVLIIVFRSPVVPIVSLLTVGVSYLVSMGIIAHLVDQFNFPFSNFTQVFVVVVLFGVGTDYNILLFTRFKEELSKQENAFLATKETFKSAGKTVLYSGIAVLIGFASLALASFKLYQSTSAVAIGVLVLLLVLTTLNPFFMVLLGKGMFYPVKNFKGHEDSRLWGAFAKNSVARPFVALIIVFVISIPFVLKYSNTLNYNDLFEVDNKYESKMGINVIEEHFPPGFSSPSTLVIQSNKKLDEGMSLQTLDELTDKISKVKGVSELYAPTRPTGDKIKELYINKQAGELNTGLGDANGGIKEINDGLTDAKNKMGGNDSDGLANVQKLIDGTNEAKNGVSALGTALNQLSNGINEGAQGAQQIESGLTLVSENINVLSNATSQLHAGYAQLEKGLSSYDQYFGSISQAIDGAKKGYEQIEMLMTNFVQTKQELANDPNILQTIGIAKEAQKQLSVLSKELNELAMQHKVAMGSFKEANQSLLKVDNGLKEMTNGVNKLQKGATELKNGLNEGALGSKQIANKSSELQTGLTKINDGQGQLLTGLKDLQEKMGQLQSGLSKSTEGLGKVSNGLNDAQKYLGELNESKSSEKFYIPKEVLEGEDFQKALNTYMSHDRKTAKMTIILGVNPYSKEAMPIIQEINKTIDGTLKGTELNNAKTAIGGTTARNVDLKEVTGQDFLRTATIMLIGIAIVLIVITRSLLNTIFIIGSLLLAYFASLGISEQISMHVLHVDSLSWNVPFFSFIMIVALGVDYSIFVMMRYNELEGDPATKIVNASRHIGAVVLSAALILGGTFAALIPSGVLTLIQVASVVGVALLLLAIIVMPILLPALIGLTSKMKNYTKKLSKRK